The following coding sequences lie in one Cryomorphaceae bacterium genomic window:
- a CDS encoding sulfite exporter TauE/SafE family protein, translated as MEPAVLTGAFLVGLAGSLHCVGMCGPLAMAVPTRGNRFFSLLSYNSGRIAMYALLGALFGAFGASVNFLESGQRVSLMLGIAIIVLLAIPSLIPNWRLTSSWNAGAVKLYGRMARPVFGYRGPGSSLLLGALNGMLPCGLIYIALAGAIASGSAYMGALVMAAVGLGTWPAMWMMMSLRSYVGPWFQRHSKKVVPLVAIALGAVLILRGMNLDIPYLSPRIEKVGTAGQEVCD; from the coding sequence ATGGAGCCTGCGGTACTCACCGGGGCTTTTCTGGTCGGACTGGCAGGCAGCCTTCATTGCGTGGGTATGTGTGGTCCGTTGGCCATGGCTGTTCCCACGCGGGGCAACAGATTTTTCTCTTTGTTGTCTTACAACTCAGGTCGCATTGCTATGTATGCATTGCTGGGCGCCTTGTTTGGTGCTTTTGGAGCATCGGTGAATTTTCTTGAAAGCGGTCAGCGCGTATCATTGATGCTTGGTATCGCCATCATTGTATTGTTAGCTATTCCTTCGCTTATTCCCAACTGGCGCCTCACCAGCAGTTGGAACGCGGGCGCAGTGAAGCTTTACGGGCGTATGGCTCGTCCTGTTTTTGGTTATCGCGGACCGGGGTCTTCCTTACTCCTTGGTGCTTTGAATGGTATGCTGCCTTGTGGGTTGATATACATCGCGCTGGCCGGTGCTATAGCGTCGGGCTCGGCATATATGGGTGCGCTTGTGATGGCTGCGGTCGGACTCGGCACGTGGCCTGCCATGTGGATGATGATGTCGTTGAGAAGTTATGTGGGTCCCTGGTTTCAAAGGCACAGCAAAAAAGTAGTTCCGCTGGTGGCCATCGCCCTGGGCGCGGTGCTGATTTTACGCGGAATGAACCTTGATATACCCTATCTGAGTCCGCGAATCGAAAAGGTTGGAACGGCAGGGCAGGAGGTGTGTGACTAA
- a CDS encoding cytochrome C oxidase subunit III codes for MNNSALNKTLLIAALLALGTQPAFAQGGGGMDQDFLYGLLIGFGVLFLVIILVLNGAISGFASNKKLWKPRKKEKAAGVLAFMLLASSKTYALSPDASVVGIFSQFSTTFWLLLVFDLFLVVIIIVQLRVFAKMVETLKEKDKPEVEEEVVVVEQESLWMKKIMGLLTKSVPVEREAEVLTDHEYDGIKELDNVLPPWWVAMMYITIIFAVVYLVHYHVLGTGDLQSAEYYKSVEQAEAEIAAYMALAKAQVDESNVTIVDDASRLANGQKIYNDNCVACHGKYGEGGVGPNMADEYWIHGGSINDIFAVIKYGVPAKGMIAWRTQLSPTQIQDVASYLLTFQGTNPPNAKAPEGELYVPEEVEDDAEGENGEAEDAIPDEPDQEETNDLAESETEE; via the coding sequence ATGAATAATTCAGCATTGAACAAAACACTTCTTATTGCGGCCTTGCTCGCGCTTGGCACACAGCCGGCTTTTGCTCAGGGTGGCGGCGGCATGGATCAGGATTTTCTCTACGGATTGCTTATCGGATTTGGTGTGCTTTTCCTGGTGATTATTTTGGTTTTAAATGGCGCCATCAGTGGTTTTGCTTCCAACAAAAAACTCTGGAAGCCCCGTAAAAAAGAAAAAGCAGCCGGTGTACTTGCCTTCATGCTGCTCGCGTCGTCCAAAACCTATGCGCTCAGCCCTGATGCATCAGTGGTTGGAATTTTCTCGCAGTTTAGTACAACGTTTTGGCTCCTACTGGTTTTTGACCTGTTCTTGGTGGTGATTATCATTGTTCAGTTGCGTGTTTTTGCCAAAATGGTGGAAACGCTCAAAGAAAAAGACAAACCTGAGGTTGAGGAGGAAGTTGTGGTTGTAGAACAGGAGTCACTGTGGATGAAGAAAATCATGGGGCTGCTTACCAAGTCAGTACCAGTAGAACGCGAGGCCGAGGTTCTTACTGACCATGAGTACGATGGCATCAAAGAACTCGATAACGTGTTGCCGCCCTGGTGGGTAGCGATGATGTATATCACCATCATCTTTGCAGTGGTTTACCTTGTGCATTATCACGTATTGGGAACGGGAGATTTGCAGTCTGCCGAATACTATAAATCGGTAGAGCAGGCCGAAGCTGAAATTGCCGCATACATGGCACTGGCCAAAGCCCAGGTGGATGAATCAAACGTAACGATTGTTGATGATGCCTCGCGTTTGGCGAACGGGCAGAAAATTTACAACGACAACTGTGTAGCCTGCCATGGTAAATATGGCGAAGGTGGTGTAGGGCCCAACATGGCTGATGAATACTGGATTCACGGAGGTTCCATCAACGACATCTTCGCTGTTATCAAGTACGGAGTCCCTGCAAAGGGAATGATTGCCTGGAGAACTCAGCTTTCGCCCACACAGATTCAGGACGTGGCTAGTTATCTACTCACTTTCCAGGGAACCAACCCTCCCAATGCCAAGGCTCCCGAGGGTGAGCTATATGTGCCTGAGGAAGTTGAGGATGACGCAGAGGGTGAAAACGGTGAGGCTGAAGATGCCATACCGGATGAACCCGATCAGGAAGAGACCAACGATTTAGCAGAAAGCGAAACTGAAGAATAA
- the ccoG gene encoding cytochrome c oxidase accessory protein CcoG: MAEVQDFYRDESFRDSISTVDKDGKRIWMFPKKPFGKLTNYRQYVSYLLLVLLFAGPWLRIGGEPLLLINVLERKFVIFGRIFWPQDFYLFGLAMITGVVFIILFTVVYGRIFCGWICPQTIFMEHVFRRIEYWIEGDWKQQKKLADMPWNGEKIWKRLLKHTIFFGISFAISNTFLAYIIGSEELLAIQMGNPMNHLVGLGALLIFTGAFYIVFSRLREQVCTNICPYGRLQGVMLDKQSIVVAYDYVRGEQRSKWRNKEDRGAVGKGDCIDCHQCVDVCPTGIDIRNGTQLECINCTACIDACNHVMEKVGLEPDLIRYASEAGIQSRDMGFKWSVRAIAYTGVLVVLMGFMSFLLISRSDVSATVLRTPGMLFHKEGDGRISNLYNYKIINKTGRDMNLEFRLMGESGEVRMVGSRLQIEGQGKTEGSMFLVFARDEITSKKMKLKLGIYRDGELIATTSTNFVGP; this comes from the coding sequence ATGGCAGAAGTACAGGATTTTTATCGCGATGAATCGTTCAGAGACAGCATCTCAACGGTTGATAAAGACGGAAAGCGGATTTGGATGTTTCCCAAAAAGCCCTTTGGTAAACTCACCAATTACCGTCAGTATGTGAGTTACCTGCTGCTCGTATTGCTTTTTGCAGGCCCCTGGCTCAGGATTGGAGGCGAGCCACTGCTGCTCATCAATGTGTTGGAACGCAAGTTTGTGATTTTCGGTCGAATTTTCTGGCCGCAGGATTTTTACCTCTTCGGGCTGGCCATGATTACCGGAGTGGTGTTCATCATTCTGTTTACGGTGGTCTATGGCCGGATTTTTTGCGGATGGATTTGTCCACAAACTATTTTCATGGAGCATGTTTTCAGACGTATAGAGTACTGGATTGAGGGAGATTGGAAACAGCAAAAGAAATTGGCCGATATGCCCTGGAACGGTGAGAAAATCTGGAAACGATTATTGAAGCACACCATCTTCTTCGGCATTTCATTCGCCATTTCCAATACCTTTTTGGCCTACATCATCGGTTCCGAAGAATTGCTCGCCATACAAATGGGCAATCCAATGAACCACCTTGTTGGCTTAGGCGCTTTGCTCATATTTACCGGTGCGTTTTACATCGTGTTTTCGCGTTTGCGCGAACAGGTTTGCACCAACATTTGTCCTTATGGCCGTTTGCAAGGTGTAATGCTCGACAAGCAGAGCATTGTGGTGGCCTATGACTACGTGCGCGGCGAACAGCGATCCAAATGGAGAAACAAGGAGGACAGGGGAGCCGTGGGGAAAGGCGATTGCATTGATTGCCATCAGTGTGTAGATGTTTGCCCCACAGGTATTGACATTCGTAACGGAACGCAACTCGAGTGCATCAACTGCACGGCCTGTATTGACGCGTGCAACCACGTTATGGAAAAAGTTGGGCTTGAACCCGATTTGATTCGATACGCCTCCGAAGCCGGCATTCAAAGTCGCGACATGGGTTTTAAGTGGTCGGTGAGAGCCATAGCATACACCGGTGTATTGGTTGTACTTATGGGATTTATGTCGTTCCTGCTGATTTCAAGATCTGATGTGTCGGCAACCGTATTGCGCACTCCGGGAATGCTTTTCCACAAGGAAGGGGATGGTCGCATTAGCAATCTCTACAACTATAAAATCATCAACAAAACCGGTCGCGACATGAACCTTGAGTTTCGCCTGATGGGCGAATCCGGTGAGGTTCGGATGGTGGGCTCTCGGTTGCAGATTGAGGGTCAGGGTAAGACTGAAGGCTCCATGTTTTTGGTTTTTGCCCGCGATGAGATTACCTCGAAAAAAATGAAATTGAAACTCGGTATCTACAGAGATGGTGAGCTGATAGCTACCACTTCCACTAATTTTGTAGGACCATAA
- the cls gene encoding cardiolipin synthase — MLVMIALGLYILMENRNPSSTIAYLLTLIFLPVIGVIIYLVFGQNYRKKRIFSRKLVRDNMLVTQWEQQNLRELKRLGEQGLFDLHPLLRISKMMMNTSSAVLTKQNEVDVLTNGNEAFPAFLEAMKNARHHIHIDMYILEEDDIGHTIIQLLINKAREGVEVRLSYDAVGSRLSKRTIRELTQNRVRVYPFMPVRFPALTSKINYRNHRKIIVVDGNIGFVGGMNLADRYTNTGKQEGFWRDTHARIKGEAVWSLQLQFMLTWRFVSGEELLGDAVYFPQSEISGNHLVQIVESGPDTPWSNIMKGIFMAISNARHYVLIQTPYFIPNEEVLRAIEGAALSGVQVKIMIPAKGDSRIAQAATYSYIRPMLEAGAEVFLYQLGMLHAKTLVIDGAMCCIGTANMDYRSFDLNFEINAFIYDVETSERLAKDFENDLAHCRQLDLTRWNKRRLRKRFSESLARIFAPLL, encoded by the coding sequence ATGCTGGTTATGATAGCCTTGGGGCTTTACATTCTGATGGAAAACCGCAATCCCTCCTCTACCATTGCCTATCTGCTCACACTTATTTTTCTTCCGGTAATCGGAGTGATTATCTACCTGGTTTTTGGCCAGAACTACAGAAAAAAGCGCATTTTCTCGAGGAAACTTGTTCGTGATAACATGCTCGTAACCCAATGGGAGCAACAAAATTTGCGAGAATTGAAGCGTTTGGGTGAACAAGGTCTTTTTGACTTACACCCGCTGTTGCGCATATCAAAAATGATGATGAACACCAGCAGTGCTGTGCTCACAAAACAAAATGAGGTGGATGTACTGACCAACGGCAACGAGGCTTTTCCTGCATTTCTCGAAGCCATGAAAAACGCCCGGCATCACATACATATTGATATGTATATCCTTGAGGAAGACGACATCGGCCACACCATCATTCAACTTCTTATCAATAAAGCCCGCGAGGGTGTTGAGGTTCGGCTTTCATACGACGCCGTGGGAAGCCGGTTATCGAAGCGAACCATCCGTGAATTGACACAAAACCGCGTGCGCGTGTACCCATTCATGCCGGTGCGTTTTCCTGCGCTCACAAGTAAAATCAACTATCGTAACCATCGAAAAATCATTGTGGTGGACGGCAACATTGGGTTTGTGGGCGGCATGAATCTGGCCGACCGCTATACCAATACAGGCAAGCAAGAAGGCTTTTGGAGGGATACCCACGCCCGCATCAAGGGTGAGGCCGTGTGGTCGTTGCAATTGCAGTTTATGCTCACATGGAGATTTGTAAGCGGTGAGGAATTGCTTGGAGACGCAGTTTACTTTCCCCAAAGCGAAATCTCAGGGAATCATCTGGTTCAAATCGTAGAGAGTGGGCCCGACACACCGTGGTCAAATATCATGAAAGGCATTTTTATGGCCATCTCTAACGCACGCCATTATGTGTTGATTCAAACACCGTATTTCATTCCGAATGAGGAAGTATTGCGTGCCATTGAGGGCGCTGCGCTGAGCGGTGTGCAGGTAAAAATCATGATACCCGCGAAAGGAGATTCAAGAATTGCGCAGGCAGCCACTTACAGTTACATCAGACCCATGCTCGAGGCGGGAGCTGAGGTATTTCTCTATCAATTGGGAATGCTACACGCCAAAACCCTGGTAATAGACGGGGCCATGTGCTGCATCGGAACGGCGAACATGGATTACCGCAGCTTTGATTTGAATTTTGAAATCAACGCATTTATCTACGATGTGGAAACTTCGGAGCGCCTTGCCAAGGATTTTGAAAATGATCTTGCTCACTGCCGGCAACTCGATCTCACCAGATGGAACAAACGTCGGCTGAGGAAACGGTTCTCAGAATCACTGGCGCGTATTTTCGCACCACTTCTCTAA
- a CDS encoding CcoQ/FixQ family Cbb3-type cytochrome c oxidase assembly chaperone — protein MLKFVKGHMESIDGIALYPIIAFVIFFTFFVGLSLYVIFQRRERMDQLSQIPFDESNQDEKSMHHE, from the coding sequence ATGCTCAAGTTTGTAAAAGGCCATATGGAAAGCATTGACGGTATCGCGCTATACCCCATCATTGCCTTCGTAATCTTCTTCACGTTTTTCGTGGGCTTGAGCCTCTACGTGATATTTCAGCGCCGCGAGCGCATGGATCAACTCAGTCAGATTCCTTTTGACGAATCAAATCAGGACGAAAAAAGCATGCATCATGAATAA
- a CDS encoding HD domain-containing protein has protein sequence MNEEMSADLLLLLCDVSVYVSDLFENQKFDNILFHNAGHARFVEGEVIKLGHIEGVEQTQLLLIRLAAWLHDVGYLKNPANHEEAGADMASEILSGSLAGDQLTEVRRLILSTRPHFKPEDVPAMILRDADSAYASTSQFFQESENLRREWERLDLRHFSDEEWLEQNLRYLENIRWNTRAAEQLYSGGLRENIAKLKRQINPASGVL, from the coding sequence ATGAATGAAGAAATGTCGGCAGATCTGTTATTGCTGTTATGCGATGTGAGTGTTTATGTGTCAGATTTGTTTGAAAATCAAAAATTTGATAATATTCTCTTTCACAATGCAGGGCATGCCCGGTTTGTGGAGGGTGAAGTGATCAAGCTTGGCCACATCGAAGGAGTGGAGCAAACACAGTTGTTATTAATCAGGTTGGCGGCGTGGTTGCACGATGTTGGCTACTTGAAAAATCCTGCCAATCACGAGGAGGCTGGGGCAGATATGGCAAGCGAAATACTTAGTGGAAGTCTCGCCGGTGATCAGCTTACTGAAGTTCGGCGCCTCATTCTCTCAACACGTCCACATTTCAAGCCGGAAGATGTACCAGCCATGATTCTGAGGGACGCCGATTCAGCCTACGCCTCAACATCGCAATTTTTTCAGGAGAGCGAAAACCTGCGGCGCGAATGGGAAAGGTTGGATCTTCGCCACTTTTCTGACGAAGAATGGCTTGAGCAAAACCTGCGCTACCTCGAAAACATCCGATGGAATACCCGGGCCGCTGAGCAATTGTATTCTGGAGGTCTGCGCGAGAATATTGCAAAGCTAAAAAGGCAAATCAACCCGGCTTCAGGTGTTCTTTAG
- a CDS encoding Crp/Fnr family transcriptional regulator — MKRSKLDLHCEVCDAHKDSVFAGMCSQKISQLDEKKSSSSYKKGQMLFHEGTRPMGIFCINKGKVKVFRLGGDGKEQIINILKGGDILGYKAMLSDELYPVSAETLEDSNICFIPKTNFLTILEDSPDLYQRLLKKVCHEMGVMTEHMTNLAQKSVRERLALTLVMLNDTYGVDAMDNGKVIINLTREDLANIVGTATETLIRLLHDFKEEKLVATEGRRIKILEPKQLAEVGGIV, encoded by the coding sequence ATGAAGAGAAGTAAGCTCGACCTTCACTGCGAAGTTTGTGATGCGCATAAAGACTCTGTCTTCGCAGGGATGTGCTCCCAGAAAATTTCCCAACTTGACGAAAAAAAGTCGTCGAGCTCCTATAAAAAAGGTCAAATGCTCTTTCACGAGGGTACACGCCCCATGGGCATATTTTGTATCAACAAAGGTAAAGTGAAGGTTTTTCGATTGGGCGGAGACGGAAAGGAGCAAATTATCAACATCCTCAAAGGCGGTGATATTCTGGGTTACAAAGCAATGCTAAGTGATGAACTGTACCCTGTGAGCGCCGAAACCCTTGAGGACTCGAATATCTGTTTTATTCCGAAAACCAACTTCTTAACCATATTAGAGGACTCACCCGATCTCTACCAGAGGCTGCTCAAAAAGGTTTGTCATGAAATGGGAGTCATGACCGAACACATGACCAATCTGGCTCAAAAGTCTGTTCGGGAGCGACTTGCACTTACGCTGGTCATGCTGAACGACACCTATGGTGTGGATGCCATGGACAATGGCAAAGTAATTATCAATCTTACGCGCGAGGATCTCGCAAACATTGTTGGAACAGCAACCGAAACGCTTATTCGTTTACTTCATGACTTTAAAGAAGAAAAGCTGGTAGCTACTGAAGGCCGAAGAATAAAAATTCTTGAGCCCAAACAACTTGCAGAGGTTGGGGGCATCGTTTAG
- a CDS encoding phage holin family protein, whose translation MAFLIRWIVSSVMVFLLAYLLPGVEVKDFIDALVVALVLSLLNVFVRPVLIFLTIPATIVTLGLFLFVINAAMIWLTHLIVDGFTVANFWWALLFSVLLSILNSLVMGDNQNPNRRRNSSSNQ comes from the coding sequence ATGGCTTTTCTTATCCGTTGGATTGTAAGCAGCGTCATGGTTTTTCTGCTTGCCTACCTTTTGCCCGGTGTTGAAGTGAAAGACTTTATAGACGCACTGGTTGTGGCACTGGTACTGTCGTTACTCAACGTATTTGTCCGTCCGGTATTGATTTTTCTGACCATTCCGGCAACCATTGTCACGCTGGGCTTGTTCCTATTTGTCATCAACGCGGCCATGATCTGGCTTACACATCTCATAGTGGATGGATTTACCGTGGCCAATTTCTGGTGGGCCTTGCTGTTCAGCGTGCTGCTTTCCATTTTGAATTCACTGGTAATGGGTGACAACCAAAACCCAAATCGCAGGAGAAACTCCTCATCCAACCAATAA
- the ccoS gene encoding cbb3-type cytochrome oxidase assembly protein CcoS, whose translation MSAIFLLIAASLLVAVLFLGAFLWATSTGQYDDDYANSVRILFDDEKKVAPKDKQKSTDSKSQ comes from the coding sequence ATGAGCGCCATTTTTCTCCTTATCGCAGCAAGTCTTCTCGTAGCAGTATTATTTCTGGGAGCCTTCCTGTGGGCTACCTCCACCGGGCAGTACGACGACGACTACGCAAACAGCGTTCGAATCCTTTTCGACGACGAGAAAAAAGTAGCGCCAAAAGACAAGCAAAAATCTACAGATTCAAAATCGCAATAA
- a CDS encoding universal stress protein, producing the protein MKSILVPTDFSDCATAAIRTAADIARNTDAEIRLLHVYERPIYGFVDMSVDHEQNRKIKADLWEKLHEAEKHPSLEGLEVNSSLMWDKPAWEAIAHEEFKDHDLVVMGTHGASGFKEMFIGSNAEKAVRLSKIPVLTISKHEKTFSPKKIIFASNFYREVESVFGTIKKLAHQFNAEVHFLKINTPGNFEATWYSERTMKEFAERVGFKNYVPNIYNDENVEKGILNFCNSAEPDMVAIATHGRTGLLHLINGSIAESVVNHFDLPVLSIRLEEVESPTGVIFPY; encoded by the coding sequence ATGAAAAGCATACTCGTACCTACTGATTTCTCTGATTGTGCAACTGCGGCCATTCGCACGGCAGCCGATATTGCCCGTAACACAGATGCGGAAATTCGCCTGCTGCACGTTTACGAGCGACCTATATACGGATTCGTGGATATGTCGGTTGACCATGAACAGAACCGAAAAATCAAAGCCGACCTTTGGGAGAAACTTCACGAAGCAGAGAAGCACCCAAGCCTGGAAGGTTTGGAGGTTAATTCAAGCCTGATGTGGGACAAGCCGGCCTGGGAGGCTATTGCCCATGAAGAATTCAAGGATCACGATCTGGTTGTGATGGGAACCCATGGCGCCAGTGGTTTCAAAGAAATGTTTATCGGCTCCAATGCTGAAAAGGCCGTGAGGTTGAGCAAAATTCCTGTGCTGACGATAAGCAAGCACGAAAAAACTTTCAGCCCCAAAAAGATCATATTTGCATCCAATTTTTATCGTGAAGTTGAATCTGTATTTGGCACCATCAAGAAGCTGGCCCATCAGTTTAATGCTGAGGTACACTTCCTTAAAATCAATACTCCAGGCAATTTTGAAGCTACCTGGTACAGCGAGCGCACCATGAAAGAGTTCGCTGAGCGGGTAGGTTTTAAAAACTACGTTCCCAACATATACAACGATGAGAATGTGGAGAAAGGAATCCTGAACTTTTGCAACTCAGCAGAGCCCGATATGGTGGCGATTGCAACCCACGGCCGTACAGGCTTGCTGCACCTGATTAATGGCAGCATTGCCGAAAGCGTGGTGAATCACTTTGATTTACCCGTACTCAGCATTCGGTTGGAAGAAGTTGAAAGCCCCACAGGAGTGATTTTCCCCTATTAA
- the ccoN gene encoding cytochrome-c oxidase, cbb3-type subunit I: MELQKFSYDNEIVRKFSIATMIWGIAGMTVGLIVALQFVFPQITANLSFLSFGRIRPLHTNAVIFAFVGNGIYAGVYYSLQRLCKARMFSDALSNINFWGWQLIIVSALITLPLGITQGKEYAELEWPIDIAIALIWVVFGVNMFGTILKRRVRHLYVAIWFYIATFITVAMLHIVNSFALPVGLFKSYSWYAGVQDALVQWWYGHNAVAFFLTTPYLGLMYYFIPKAANRPVYSYRLSIIHFWALIFLYIWAGPHHLLYTALPDWAQSLGVVFSVMLIAPSWGGMLNGLLTLRGAWDRVREEPVLKFMVVAVTAYGMSTFEGPMMSLKTVNAISHYTDWTIAHVHIGGLGWNGFLTFGMLYWLIPVMYRTKLHSIKLANIHFWIGTLGILFYALPLYWAGFTQSLMWKEFTREGMLAYPNFLETVTQIIPMYALRAFGGLLYLTGAIVGVVNLVKTARGGNFLKNEDAEAPALEKNVVIKGEGVHRWIERKPIQLLVLALIAVAIGGVIEIVPTFLVKSNVPTISSVQPYTPLELEGRDIYIREGCYNCHSQMIRPFRDEVARYGEYSKAGEFVYDHPFQWGSKRTGPDLHRTGTGNINAKPNAWHYHHMWDPRSMSPGSIMPLYPWLITDDLDVSKTPNKIRAMQTLGVPYPEGYDEKAMDDLWAQAQEIVDDLAQNDIEVAPNKEIIALIAYLQRLGTDILVQDAGDELTENR; the protein is encoded by the coding sequence ATGGAACTACAGAAGTTTTCTTACGACAATGAGATTGTCAGGAAGTTTAGCATCGCAACCATGATTTGGGGAATTGCCGGTATGACCGTGGGCCTCATTGTGGCGCTGCAGTTTGTTTTCCCCCAGATTACGGCAAACCTCAGTTTCCTGTCGTTTGGTAGGATTCGCCCCTTGCACACCAATGCGGTGATCTTTGCCTTTGTGGGTAACGGTATTTATGCCGGGGTGTACTACTCATTGCAGCGCCTGTGCAAAGCGCGAATGTTCAGCGATGCGCTCAGTAACATCAACTTCTGGGGTTGGCAGCTCATCATTGTGAGTGCCCTGATTACCCTTCCCTTAGGTATTACCCAGGGAAAGGAATATGCTGAATTGGAGTGGCCCATTGACATAGCCATCGCGCTCATCTGGGTGGTGTTTGGTGTGAATATGTTCGGGACCATCCTCAAGCGTAGGGTGCGCCACCTCTACGTGGCTATCTGGTTCTACATTGCTACATTCATTACGGTAGCCATGCTTCACATTGTGAACAGCTTTGCGCTTCCCGTTGGACTTTTCAAAAGCTACTCCTGGTATGCAGGTGTGCAAGACGCACTTGTTCAGTGGTGGTACGGACACAACGCTGTAGCCTTCTTCCTTACCACGCCGTACCTCGGATTGATGTACTACTTCATCCCCAAGGCAGCCAACCGGCCTGTTTATTCTTACCGACTTTCAATCATTCACTTCTGGGCGCTGATTTTCCTCTACATCTGGGCGGGCCCTCACCACTTGCTCTACACAGCGCTACCCGATTGGGCGCAGTCGCTCGGGGTGGTTTTCTCCGTAATGCTCATCGCTCCGTCTTGGGGAGGTATGCTAAACGGTCTGCTAACATTGCGTGGTGCCTGGGACAGGGTGCGCGAAGAACCTGTACTCAAGTTCATGGTTGTGGCAGTAACGGCGTATGGTATGAGCACCTTTGAAGGGCCCATGATGTCGCTGAAAACAGTAAACGCCATTTCGCACTACACCGACTGGACCATAGCACACGTGCATATCGGCGGTCTTGGCTGGAATGGATTCCTCACCTTTGGTATGCTTTACTGGCTCATTCCGGTAATGTACCGCACCAAACTACACTCCATCAAACTTGCCAATATTCACTTCTGGATAGGAACACTCGGTATTTTGTTCTACGCTCTTCCGCTATACTGGGCCGGATTTACCCAAAGTTTGATGTGGAAAGAGTTTACGAGAGAAGGTATGTTGGCTTACCCCAACTTCCTTGAGACCGTTACCCAAATCATTCCGATGTATGCCTTGCGTGCCTTTGGAGGTTTACTTTACCTCACCGGTGCCATCGTTGGGGTTGTTAACCTCGTGAAAACAGCACGCGGAGGGAATTTCCTGAAGAATGAAGACGCTGAAGCACCTGCTCTTGAGAAAAACGTTGTAATCAAAGGTGAAGGCGTTCACCGATGGATTGAGCGCAAGCCCATTCAACTGCTTGTGCTGGCTCTGATTGCTGTGGCCATCGGAGGGGTGATTGAAATTGTACCTACATTCCTTGTGAAATCCAATGTGCCCACCATTAGCAGCGTACAGCCCTATACACCGCTCGAGCTTGAAGGACGCGACATATACATCCGCGAAGGTTGCTACAATTGCCATTCGCAGATGATTCGTCCTTTCCGCGATGAGGTGGCACGTTACGGCGAGTACTCCAAGGCGGGAGAGTTCGTTTATGACCACCCATTCCAATGGGGGTCCAAGCGCACCGGCCCGGACCTTCACCGAACAGGAACCGGAAACATCAATGCCAAACCCAACGCATGGCACTATCACCATATGTGGGATCCGCGATCTATGTCGCCAGGCTCAATCATGCCCCTGTACCCCTGGCTTATAACCGATGATCTGGACGTGTCGAAAACGCCCAATAAGATCCGGGCTATGCAAACCCTTGGTGTTCCTTATCCCGAAGGCTATGATGAAAAAGCAATGGATGACCTTTGGGCTCAGGCTCAGGAAATTGTTGACGATCTCGCCCAAAACGATATTGAAGTAGCTCCGAACAAAGAAATCATTGCCCTTATTGCCTATCTGCAACGACTGGGGACTGACATCCTTGTGCAAGATGCAGGAGATGAACTTACCGAAAACCGTTAA